ATAATATGAGAGAAATTTCCTGCAACCTaggtaaaaaattatttccagggCTGGGGAGAAGTTTGAAGAGTTTTGAAAGAGAAGACACCTGTCTGGGTCCCTGAGAATGGACCCGATGCTCATGCTACAACCCTCAGTTGAATGACAAACAATTCAGATGAGTAGAAGGATACTATAAAAGCAGAGGGGTCCATGCCTGGTTTCCCCTCTCTACCTCTGGAAGAGGCACACTTCTCTGCGCCAATGCAGGGAGAGTGCAGTAGAGGATACCTAGGATGTGGTCAAACAGGGAGAGGACCTGAGATGGTGCCTCTAGAGCCATACTCCTCATGAAAGTTATAGGAAACCCCCAAAACCCCCACGTGCACTGGCATGGGACCCTGGGAAAGTCACTGAAACATGTAACTTAGGGTCTGGACAGGTTAACAATGCACGTTAATGAGCTCATGATCAGAGGCCAGCAGCAGCAAATGTTAGCCTATGAGCAGGTGGTGGGACAGGTCTCACTACCTGCAGGGGCCAGGGAGGAACTGGCTGGCATGTATGCCAGAGCCTCTGCTGCCATGAGATTATCTATCCAGCTTCCCCAACCCCAGATGCCACcgaagaagaaaggaagtagtTGGAGGAAGAAGGCTTGGAATAACCAAGATTTGAGCCTAACAGTGACTGAGGTCGAGATGAACTGGACCCAGACAGACAGCAAACAAAAACTGCAGGCTGGGATGAGAACAGCTGCTGGCCTGCGGCAGTCTGGGGGCTCCAAAAAAAAGCTaagtttcattttagaaaacagaggaacttattttttttgtACAGTTGTGTCAAGTATATATAAACTTTGTGCCCTGTCCACTGCTCAAGGTCAGTCTCTTACAAGTTTTCAACAATACCTCTTTGCATTCAAGATAAAGTCTGCATGGTCTGGTCCTGGCCTGCCTCTCCACCCTCATCTCTAGCTAGCATCGGTAGCAGAGAAAGAATTGCAAATGTGGACTCAGGAGCCTGTGTTTCAAACATTTCTATACTTCGGTTTCCCTGTATTTAAAATAGAGATCATAACAGTGACCTCTTGGTGAAGAACACTGGTCCCTTGATAGAGGATAGTGTTAAGTGGACATGCACTGTGGCCTCTTCCTTTGAAGCAGATTTCTTGAGGTTTGCCAACCAAGGCTCCAAGGTCTGTCTCCGCTCCCCCGTGGACCGTCATATTACAAggtccttccttccctgctgaCCACAAGGCAGTTCTCAGAGGACATCTTAGGAAGCCCTTAATCTTGATGTGGTAAGAAGATGTACGGAGGTCACATAACTTCTGCTTAGTGGCAACTTTCTGTATGAATGCAGACTTCAGTTAATGGCaaaagctgcattttaaaaatctgacttgATATTTTGTTCCCACAACAATTTGGTGTGGTCTTAGCCAGATCAGGACCAAAAAGAACAGCAGAGGTAGACCAAGTGCACTCCTGGTAAAGCCCCTGGGTGTCCACTTTCACATCTTCTCCCGACACTCCCCATGTGCCAGCTCATGCTGTGGGCGAATTCTGGTCCGTACAAGGCATGCAAATGCCCATCCacgtatgtgtgcacacatgtgatTGTTGTGTCTGTGTCTGGGGAGGTGAGATAGCGTCCAAccaattacatttattttctttggttaaaaacTCATTTGTGAATCTGGTTGTattgaaaacatttattcaaaatttggatgtttttcatcaaatacttttttacattttaaaaaggagataaaagtataacactgaaaatttttaacgttttattttttttaataatttttttaaggatttttatttatttattgagagagagagaatgatagagagcatgagagggaggagggtcagagggagaagcaggcttccctgctgagcagggagcccgatgtgggactcgatcccaggattccaggatcatgacctgagccgaaggcagtcgctcaaccaatgagccacccaggcgcccacgttttacttttattttaaagaatgtaatcttgggggtgcctggatggttcagtcggttaagcgtcccactcttcatttttgctcaggtcatgatctcagggtcctgagattgagccccattaTCAGGctctgattctttctctccctctcctccttacCCCTACCccctcggaaaaaaaaaaaagtaatcttgtttttttttctatggcAGTGTGGTCACTACCTATGGTAGGCAGCataatccacccccccccccccccccccccccccccccccgccaatgtCCATGTCCCAATCCCTGGAATCACAAATCTGTTATTTCacatgacaaaagggactttgtagatgTGCTCATGCTAAGGATCCTCAGTGCGGAGATAATCCTGGATTGCACAGGTAGGCCCAATGCAATCCTTTTATGTGAAAGGGGGAGAATAAGAGTCAGACAAGATGTGGCAATGGAGTAGTGGTTGAGGTGATGTGATGGGCCAAAGATCATGGGCaacctccagaagctggaaaaggcacgGAAGGTATGTCCTACAGCCCCCTGAAGGAATGTTGCcttaacaccttgattttaggccTGAGAtgcattttggacttctgacctccagaatggTAAGATAGTATGTCTGTGTTTTAGGCCACTTAACttgcagtaatttgttacagcagcaataagaaaTATTACCAAGTGCAAAACTATGAATCTGCAGCATGGCAAATTTGATTCcatgaaagaatttgaatttttcctCTAAAACTCAGTagttaatgtaaatataaaacttcaCATTTTAGTGTTACAATTGGTTGTAGCAAGACCCAGATAATCTGGGAATATGTGGATCTAAAGGTTTTTCACTTCAACATTAGCATAAAATTCACAGGAAAGGGCAATATCTAACCCACTTTCTAATAGTAATTGATTCATTtaattataacttattttttaacactCTGATTACTTAACATTCTTGACTTTTGGAAATCTGAGTGTCTATAGGATTGAAGTAGTGAGTATTTGTATTTACTGGAAGACCTGAGAAATTAAAGTTCTGCACGAGGACTATTAAAAAGATATACATATGTGATTTTTGACCCACAAATAATGACAATGATTTTAAAGGcttgtatttgtatttatgcTTCCTTAGtaaattatcttcttttaaagAATCCTTCTGGAAGAAAATTGAAGGCTTTGACTGGCACTGGATTTTGACCAATTTGAAGAAGGTGGAGGGAGTTTGTGGAAGCAGTGCCTACAATTGCTCAAGGATGTGGAGTGCTGAGGGGGTGAGCACAAAGCAGGTGTGGAGGTGGAGATGATGGCCTGAGTGGTTTGTTAcattaagcaaataaatacacagactgaaaaataaaaaaacagaataatgaaactTGGGTTTTTATTGCTGGAGAAGTTATTTATAAACACAAAGAGAAGATTCCAAAAATCCTGAGTTGTTGGATTGGAACTGAAGATAAGGATATgaatgttttccttaaaaatatatatacaagtaAAGACAATTATAGATGTGTCTttatatataagcaaatatacatacatttcctGACCCACGTTCACTGAGGCCTAGAAGCAATGAACCTTACTAGCAATAAGCACACCACACActcaaatcttgattttttttttttttaagatttcatttatttatttgtcagagagagagagagagcgcgcgagtgAGTGCATgtacaagcagcgggagcggaaggcagagggagaagcaggctctctgatgaggacggagcccgatgtgggactcaatcccaggaccctggaatcatgacctgagctgaaggaagacgcttaactgactgagccacccaggcatcactcaaatcttgatttctaaataccatcctccactaaaaagaaacaaagctccttggagaaatggctaggCAAGGAAGAGAGCAAAGAATGACAGGATGACAGGGACATGTCAGAAAGACTCAAGAGCCAGCTAGACGTGGCTCTATGGCCATCAAAAGGACAGCAGCAGAGCACCACCactgaataaaagagaaatccacacgtccatactgatataaataaataaaaaacaaaaaggaagccTCTCCCTTATAGAACACCAActaataaatgtgaaatgaacaatggaaattttaaaaagcactatttgggggggggggtgcgcctggctggctcagttggtaaagcaggtgactcgatctcagggctgtgagttcaagccccacactgggtgtagagcttacttcaaaaaataattaaaaaaataaaaagcactctTTGGTAATGATCATAGTGATCCAGGCAAAAGTCACTGATAGAACTTAAAGTCATCAGGCAAAAGttgataaagaataaaataatggggggtgcctgggtggctcagatagttaagcatctgccttcggctcaggtcatgatctccaggtcctgggatcgagccccattttgggctccctgctcagtgggaagcctgcttctccctccctttgcctctccccactactcctgctctctctctctgtctcaaatgaataaataataaaaatcttaaaaaaaaaaaagaaaagaaatagtggTGGAATTTTTGAATATCTCCCTACAAAATActaatatatttacaaatgaagaaaaggagaaacctAGCAGACATCTACATGACTAGGTAATCAAGATGAGTATCACCCATGGTAGGATGGGTTGCCGCACAGCACCATTCCTGTGGTATTCCTACCAAGAAACATGACCTGCATCTGGTCCTCAGGAAACGCCCACGGACCCCGAGACATCTCATATGTATAAGTCTGTggtctttaataataaaaactattagGGACAAGAAGGATGGAAGACCTCTCCCAGCATGAAGGAGACTGCACATATGATTGTGGATGGGACCCGAgagcagaaaagaagaagagacatTGACATAGTTGGCAAAATCCAATGGAGTCTGTGGATTGGACCTCAATACTGTCTTGACACTGATTTCCTCATGTGGATGGTTACAGAATGGCTACGAAGGAGTGTCCGCTTTTGGGAAATACACACGCAAATATTTGGGGTAATGGGGTATCATGTCTACAGCACATCCTCAAATGGTCCAGAAAAAGACTAAGGAAAATGGGTAtgtacacgtacacacacacacacacttcttgtTATTTGTGGTTTCCACATTTGTGAATTTGCCTATCTGCTAAATTCATTTGTAACTCCAAAATCAACACTTGTGGCACTTCAGCAGTTATTCGCCAACGTGTACTGAGTAGCAAAACACTTGAGTTGCCTGAGAAACACACTTCCAGTCAAGGTGGGGCAAGATGacaccttccttctttcttgtttcgGTTCTGACACGGGAAATAAGCTTCCGCTCCACAGCCTATTTAGTGTGTGGTCTTCACATTTTTGAGCTTTTTGGTGGCACTCTTTCGGTTTCAAGTGGCCTTCAGGCCGGAGTTGAGGTGCTGTCCCGTTTCCTAAGTACCAGGAGGCCGCGATGCACCTTACAGAGAACAGCAGCAGACAGGCTGGGTTCAGACATGACTTAGGCACCGCTGGCCCCGAGTTCAGTGTGAACAAACCAACAACGTATCAAGGCAAgttgtctttaaacagaaacacgtGAAAAACGGTTAGGGGTTGACGGCTGGAGGCGACCTGAGGCTCCTGGCGAGCCTGACCAGGTACCCGCAGAGCACCTGCTCATTCACTTCGCTGGGACTTCACAAAACAACACGCTCGGAGACAAAAGCCACCCGCGCACACGTTTGTGGGGGGGCGGGAGTGCGACAGAACTGGTAAGGGGACACGGTAAAGCGACGCAGTGAGGAGATGCAGAAAGGGGACGaggtgaggaggcagggagggggcccaTGAGGGGACGTGGGGAGGAGACGCGGGGAGGGGACCCGGTGAGGGGGACGCGGTGGGGGGACGCGGTGAGGAGATGTGGGGAGGGGATGCAGTGAGGGGACCCGGTGAAGGAACATAGTGAGGGGACGCGGGGAGGGGGCGTGGTGAGGGAAGCCGGCGAAGGGACATGATGAGGGGACCCAGGGCGGGGACCCGGTGAAGGAACACAGAGGACACGGTGAGGAGACGTGGGAAGGGGACCGCGGGGAGGGGACCCGTGAGGGACGCGGCAGCACCCGGGGAGCCCACGAAGCGAGGACAGGCAAGCCCTCCGTCGAGGCGGAAGGCGTCCTCTCCCCCACGGTCAGGCCCCCTCTCCCACTCGGGGCGCCCCCCGCGCCCACGCCGCGCGGCCGTGCCGGCTCCGTACCTCGCGGTGGCACCTCTACGGCGCGGGCTCGGACCCTCTGAGTGCGCGGCTCCCAGGGAGGCCGCCCCTCCACACGGCCGCCAAACGGCCGCGGCCTCGCCGCCGTGACTTAGCTTTCCCGCGCCGCGCAACCGGCCGAGTGCGCCTGCGCGGCTCCGCCTCACCGTGACTCAGCGGCTCCGAGAAGTGCCCGGACTGTTCGAGAAGGGAGGCGGAGGAGCGAGGAGTGGGCGGGTCGACGGGGccgcggcggcgggggcgggatTGGACGGCCGGGCGCTGACGTCTCGGGGCGCCCCGGGAGAGCCAAGCCTCAGCGGGGCGAGATTGGCCGGCCGGGCGGTGACGTCATCGGAGCGCGCCGGGCGGATACGAGTCGCGGCGGCTCTTTGAACCCGAGGCCGGGCATAAATGGCTGGGGAAGCGGCGATACGCGATGCCTCGCTCTCCCGCGGGCTTGGACCGCGCGGGGCCGCCCCTCGGATCCCATTTTCCCCAGCCTTTTGGTCTTGTCCCTTGTGGGTGACCGCTGGGAGGGACATCCAGCCTCCCGTGTCCGCCGCCTCCCGCTCGCCTCCGCAGCCGCCCGGGCGCCTGACGAGAGCCAGGTCCGGGGACGGGGGGACGGGGGACGGGCGCGGGGGCCCGATTCGCACGTCGGGGAGGGCTTCAGGTGCTAGCCGAACGAGCCCCCGACCGTGGGCTCTCACCGCTGCTGTGTCAAGGGCTGGGCCCGATGAGACAGCCACGGGCGCCCCCGCCGCGGTCCTGCGCTCCGGGGCGCGGGCAGTGGAGAGCCCGCCTGCCGTTGGGGCCGTAGTGAGTGGGTGCGGGGACGGGAATTACAGAGTCCTTTGAGGGTGTAGGGAAGCTGTGACGGTCGGGGCGAAAGCCCCTTTGGAGGCAGTGCCTCTGCACCGTGACCCGAGGGgaggagcggggggggggagcTGGGGACAGCATGGCAGAGCCTCCTCGGAGTGGACCCTCCGGACCTGACTTCTGGGAGGGACTTCTTGAGAGTGTTGTGGGTGCTGGGTCCTGGAAGGGATCTCGTGAGGCCTGTTACGGACTCAAGTTCCCTCCAGAGTGGCTTCAGCCCACGTCCACCTGGTTTCCGCCGTGAGTTACGCActtgctcttctccctcctcaACTCCAGGTTGATTGTCCTTAGGGAGCAAGGTGTAAGTAAAACTCAGTGCATGAGGGAGTTGAGAACCGGAGGGACGAGTTGAAGCCCTTGGGGATAGTGTCGTCAACTAACGTGATTTAGTGCCTCGTAACGGTTTTGTGTATGTCAACAAGTATACTCATTCCATGAAATTGTGGCCCAACTTTTTGCAGACGTTTGTGTAAGTTGAATATGGGAAAACCCTGTCAACGTGAGTCAGAATGGTTTTAATCAAACCTGAATTCTGGGTGAGCTTTTTCAAGTAGGAAATTAAAGGACCAAAAACAGTCGCTGTCATAATGGATCCTGAAGGAGCTGGTACTTGTACTCAAGCTCCTTTTTGCTGAAAGGCAGCAAGAATTTGTGATGCTTTAGTGCTCTGCAGGGGCCCAGGATGACTTGGGCATTGAATGCTTCCCACAGAACATGTTGATTTTCTTAGCGGTAAGTTATGAACTCTCCGGACTGAAATTATGGCCACCGTACCTTTCCTAACTATTTTAATTCTTGTAGGTGATCTATCTGCCATCTGTGCCTTGGACACTTCCTCATAATGGAGTTCCCTGATTTGGGGAAGCATTGTTCAGAAAAAACTTGCAAACAGCTAGgtaagtgcttttatttatttatttttttaaaaaaggttttatttatttatttgagagagagaatgagatagagcatgagaagggggagggtcagagggagaagcagactccccgctgagcagggagtctgatgcgggactcgatcccgggactccaggatcatgacctgagctgaaggcagtggcttaaccaactgagccacccaggcgccctaggtaaGTGCTTTTAAGAGAATGTTAGAAAATGTGTGTTTTGTTAGCTGTTTAGTCGGGGAGAACTAGCCGTTTTGTTAATTAGCTGTTCTCTGGGTCTTGGCTCGGCTGGCCTTTCAGTGTTGGGAGGCTGGCTTGAGGTGCAGGTTCTGTTCAGCCCTGTTATTCAGCATCTACTGAAGGCCAGGTACCAGGGCCAAGGCCAAGTGGATACAAGTGTGCTGCTTAAATATTTGTGATACTACATGGGATGGGTGTCTTTTGAAAAGAGAGCtttacaggggtgcctaggtggctcagttggttaagcgtccaactcttggtttttggctcggggttgtgagatggagccctgcgttgggctcctgagctaagcagggagtctgcttaagtttctctctgtgccctccccctaccccccgcagcctctctctaaaagaaagaaataaaagcttgaaaagaaaacatagctTTATAGATTCTTCAGTATTGTTGGCATTGTGAAATTCATGATCCccaatttttttctcacatgTGGTACCTCAAGGATACATTTGATAGGCATAAAGAACTCAGTGTAGGTAAATACCTGTTTAATGtgctctgtaattctttttgtcCTGATCTTTAAAAtgctattgtttttttgttttagattttcttcccttaaaatgTGATGCATGTAAACAAGATTTCTGTAAAGACCATTTTACTTGTGCTGCACATAAATGTCCCTTTGCATTCAAGAAGGTAATTTATCatacttccttccaaagagtctATTTTTCACTCTCTAAAGCTGTGCTGTCCAAATAGTAGACATTAGCCACATATAGctaataaatgcattaaaatgaaatgagactTGAAATCCAGCTTCTCAGTtgcaccagccacatgtggccaggaagtactgtattggacagtgcagatgtGGCACGTTTCCACCATGACAGGGAGTTCTGGATGGCACAGCTCTAAAGCAACTGGTTTCATTTTTAGGGGCTCTTGAAGTCAAATTGTTGTATCCAAACCTTCAAAGCTTACTTTGCATGTTAAAATATTCTGGTCCTTTGATTCGTTATGTCGAGAAAAAACATAGCAGTATCTTTGTGAAGCACAAGAAATAGTTTAATTGTTGACGAGGTATCTAATCTGGGAGGTATTAAAAAGGCTTATCTGGGTAACTTTGCAGCCTTGGGATCCTATTTAGTGGCAAATAGTACCTAGTAAAAATGGGAAGATGAAGAGGACTCTAAGAAAACCAGCATGTGTGAGTCCAAAGGTGTGATACCTCTGTTACTGACTTTGCAAGTGGTCCTGTATTCATTTTGTTTCCGGTGGTTCAGAGGTTATTTTAGTGACTTCTTTGTATCTGTACTGCTGCTTCCGTGGGATGGCAGTTAGAAACATGGATGACTTAGCATTGTTACATGCTTTCATTAGTGTTGGCCAGGATTTTCTAGGTCATCAtggagggcgggggagggtgaCTCATTTACCAGGCCCCGATGACTAGGCCACATTACCCAGTTTATTTGTTGGCTTGACCTCCCCATGTCTCTAGATAGGGAGAGTGTGGCTAGAGATCATTAGTAATGCTTTATTTCTCAATATGGCGGACTTGTCAACTGAGGGAGTGCTTCTGGGTGACCCTTCAGCTCAGCCCCTACAGACGGTAGGCCCCATAATTCTTTGATTAACTGTTTGGATGTCAGTTGTcacctctgttttctttgtgAGCTAAATTTCTTTAGCTCCTGCCTTAGCTCTGAGGTTTTTTAACTGCTGTGCATGCAGCTGCTGGGTGCTTTGTTCTTCCCTCCAGAGCCCCCACAGTCTTGGGTCATTAGGTACCTGAGAGCTCAGCCTAGCCGTGTGCTCTGTCAGGTGAGTGAATCTCCTTGCGTGTGAAAGCCACAAAAGAACCAGATAGGCTGTTGGCAATTGAAGGGAACTGGAGGGTCTTTATGGctagtgttttcttctttctctccattctgAGAGATTCGGGCTGCTTCACCACTCACCGAGATGGTGCTGGACAGACAGCCCTGCTGCCCTGAGACCAGATCAATTTCATCGGCCTCTTTCTTTGGCTGCCTTTTACTGATCGTCTCAGGGTCATTTCTACAGTTGGTTAATAGTCTGTCATGTTTACATTCCCCTGGATTCCACCTATCCTGAATCTGTAGGGTTGCCTTACTGTTAATCCTTTGTGTTAACAGTGTCCCCTTCTAATGAGCGGTCGGAAGATCAGTGTGTGTACCTTATGTGGTTTTCAATGCACTGTGCTGTCGTACCTTTTTCTTTTGTGAGTTTTGATTGAATCTGGAATATCATCTTCTATCATTATTTTTAGGATGTTCAGGTCCCAGTGTGCCCACTTTGTAACAGCCCTGTCCCAGTAAAAAAGGGAGAGATACCAGATGTGGTGGTTGGTGAGCACATTGATCGAGACTGTAACTACCATCCTCggaagaaagagaaggtaagGACAAATTATGTTTACTCTGTGAATGTGGGTTTTTCCGTAGGGTGGAAAAGGCCGATTATCTAAGTATGATCTGTAGTCCTAATCAACtgtgtacaaaaataaaaccttagtGATGTGTCAGTGTTTTCCCATGTTGTGATGGCTTAGGTTCTTAAAGTTACATGAACATACCCTTGAATATTAGAGTCTGTATTAGGATTTGCTTCCCTTATAGGATTCTTAGGTTTTTCTCTCCAGATGGAGAGTTAATGTGGTTTCTAGAACcattctagttttttttgttgttttttttaaagattttatttatttgacagagagagcacaagcagggggagcggcaggcagagggagagggagaagcaggctccccaaggagcagggatcccgatgcggggctcgatcccaggaccctgggatcatgacctgagccgaaggcagtcgcttaaccaactgagccacccaggcgcccctagaaccaTTCTGTTAATGTGCACTTTTCCTAAGCTCCTCCTAGGAAAATGTAGAAAGATACATAGAATTTGAACATTCAGTATTCTTGTTTTGTAGCATTAGTATCTTTGTGAAAGCTCTACATTTGTTCATTTGGAGTAAATCATGTTAGGAAAAACAGTAGGCACCTGTTCTCCACAGCAGGTGCTTTCAACTCTTAGTCTTGTTTGTTTGGGgtacttcctttttctccaagtGTGTGTATTGTTGTCTCTTGAGTTTGTCTTATTCCCCTGTAGTTTTGGGCATTACCTGTTTACCACCCCGTGGGCTGAGCATGGAGTTCCCCTCCCCCCCGTTCCTACGTGGCTGTATCTcttgccacccccaccctcccagcagAGGTGGCTCTTGGGCTGGTGTTACAGGTCTCCACAGCTGAGAGATTCTCTCTGCATTTTTCTTATGCTAGATCCTAGTttcctgcatctctctctcttaccAGGGGTCCCTAGTCTCCTGtgtcttgtgtttttctttcttagttttccCTTATTTGTGGGGAGGCCTCTGCCCCACTTGCTCCCTAGGAAGGACCGTGGAAGATAAATAGGAGGTCATGTATCTCGCTGGGTCTTCGTTCTCTGTTTCTCCTTGCTTAGCTGCCTGGGGATAGCAGCCTGGCTTTCAGATCTTTGTTTGAATATTTGCAGGCGCTGGTTCATTTTCTCGTTTCTGCTGTGGCTTTAGAGAATTTCCCAGCTGTTCTACATGGTCCTTTGTGGGACCAGTTTTCTGTCTGGCAGGTTGGaggctctctccccaccccagccccttcccagagTTTGGAAGCTTCACATTTACTGTTCCTGGTGTGGATCCGTCTTCATCTGTCGTGCTAGGTAGGCAGTGGACCCTTCTAAACTGGAAACTCCAGTGTTTCCATCTGGAATGCCATCTTGGATTCTTCGATTTTCTCTAGACTCCTGTCTCTTGGGTGTTGGACCTCCTGGATAGGTCTCCTTTTGTTCCTCCGTAAGTTTTCTTTCCCTGTGAATTCTGTGTCCAGGATGTTTTTTCTGCGTCACAGTGAACGTCGTCTTCATCTCCCAGTCTGCAGCATGGTGGGGGCAGTGTGGACTCTCGCCTTTGCTGCAGGTCATCTGCCCAGTCCACCTTCTGTGCGGTGATTTCAGGTCTTTCTCTTGGGCTAATCAGATTCCCCCGAGAAGGCGTTCTGCTCCCTGCTTGGAGAGCACGCTCTGGCTTCCAGGATTGTGGAACCAGGTGGAGAGAGCTCTCGCATCCCCTCTGAAGGGAGCGTGAAATCCTTACTGCCTTCTGAGTGCCCCTCCCATGTTTCTTGTGTTCGTCCTGCCCATTGCTACACCTCCCAGACCAGCAGCCTCTCTCAGACCCTCTGCCGAGCGTGCGTCTTCTGCTGGGGTCAGGTGCAGCTCTGCAGGTCTATTTCTCAGACTCGCACCACTTCTCCTGTTGTAGTCCCACGGCACCCTGAGCTGCTGCTACGGCTGATTTGTGAGCCTTTGGGGATTTTGTTTCATGAATAGTCATGCTGCTTGACCTTCCCCACCAGCTTACAATTTGGCTTTCTTGTACCTGTCAGGTTCAGTATTACTtgtttgtgtgctttttttttcccctaaaatcttGCAGCTgtttgttccccccccccccttattctTGGCCCTTGTGGGCTTTTTAGAGAATCTGTTTCCTGTCATTTGCATTGTATTTCAGGAGTCATCCAGTATGTGTTCAGTTGTTCTTCCTTAGCCAGCAGTCCAAGGAGACTCGAACTGAGCTTGCCCTCAGTGGATGGCACGTAACGTGTGCCCCTCT
The sequence above is drawn from the Neomonachus schauinslandi chromosome 5, ASM220157v2, whole genome shotgun sequence genome and encodes:
- the ZFAND2A gene encoding AN1-type zinc finger protein 2A, translating into MEFPDLGKHCSEKTCKQLDFLPLKCDACKQDFCKDHFTCAAHKCPFAFKKDVQVPVCPLCNSPVPVKKGEIPDVVVGEHIDRDCNYHPRKKEKLFMYRCSKEGCKKKEMLQVACDQCRGSFCIQHRHPLDHSCKHGGRPVGAAR